From the Timaviella obliquedivisa GSE-PSE-MK23-08B genome, one window contains:
- a CDS encoding type II toxin-antitoxin system PemK/MazF family toxin, translated as MAIARGEVWLANLNPTQGSEQAGIRPIIIFQENTLSKFTTTVITIPVTSNLRRAALPTCIQVSSGEGGLNQESVALCHQIRVLDKTRLIKKLGQLKPETIVALETTVLFTLGYSMS; from the coding sequence ATGGCGATCGCGCGTGGGGAAGTGTGGCTGGCAAACCTGAACCCAACTCAAGGTTCAGAGCAAGCGGGTATTCGACCCATAATCATCTTTCAAGAAAATACCCTGTCCAAATTCACCACAACTGTCATCACAATTCCCGTCACTAGCAATCTGCGTCGCGCCGCGCTTCCTACCTGCATTCAAGTTTCTAGCGGCGAAGGAGGATTAAATCAAGAGTCTGTCGCCCTGTGTCATCAAATTCGTGTTCTAGATAAAACTCGATTGATCAAGAAGTTAGGACAACTGAAGCCCGAAACAATCGTAGCCTTAGAAACAACTGTGCTGTTCACCCTTGGTTACTCAATGTCATAG
- a CDS encoding DUF2283 domain-containing protein, whose amino-acid sequence MKIQYFPETDTLAIELTSKFVASTDAITDDLILDYDSQGKVVAITIDNYSKNVDALNLQTLDLPLLSA is encoded by the coding sequence ATGAAGATTCAATACTTTCCTGAAACGGATACATTGGCGATCGAGCTAACCAGTAAGTTTGTTGCTTCTACCGACGCAATTACCGACGACTTAATTCTAGATTATGATTCTCAAGGCAAAGTAGTCGCTATCACAATCGACAATTACTCTAAAAATGTTGATGCCCTTAATCTCCAGACTCTCGATTTACCGCTGCTAAGTGCATAG
- a CDS encoding substrate-binding domain-containing protein → MAISNVPKVVVKYYLQRYPIAIRLTQFNFLSRWAWMSPILSEIKPELFPPKPEDEVVPEVIEEAAIAPPGVVFAASPYPQYRCTLGDPLNCREPLATMERATKDCRICSFPATLAEKAEIWGRRGTYRVVRCLGRRGIGRLYEAVQLGTEQPMVIKEFLLPRRYFNTEEMRQRQEAFISLAGVALADGRSQDFRLISPWEAIADDREERCYLVTQPHDASATLNQVLSQTGAMSTEQVRLVLDQVLQTLEFLHQQKFALPMGQVQTGLVHGNLNLNSLVVIKGKEPEFGVGDFIYLCDLSLWERLFEPFQTEEMNGSVAKDLTALGYIAFYLLMGKAIDDNGQPLQPKDDGLWTRVYLPLKKYILRLLELDLPFENATDARRALLQLPLDSVINQFAVDAEVEKKPKQFSKALAVLLMALLLAALGKLAMVLLVKPAPAEVAPPIASMQEVGGVPLGEYTYTAVENGIWDKFLQQTGLAGVPTDQRLKDYLAAAQPKLKLNYQAVNSVKAAIARVRSGEAAFAVIPMIKELPSDLTSQEVAHDALAVFVNFSYSKRDQGLPTALNGELTLNQLQDIYVGKTKDWQQFGANLPLQRYAPLDGESINLFEQKVLGNQRAIATFRELLHNANSQPNDAFIKEQDSNKIEQLQTLEMLRTSIQAFESYQTGGIGFAPFSQVFGQCSVYPLALAKEEQKSVQALTLADGKAIDPTLDLCDRKGSYGILPELVRNHQYPLSYAIAIVYTRDNSRSPVGEKFAEMLKSTEGQKLLSQFGLMPLSDK, encoded by the coding sequence ATGGCTATTTCTAATGTCCCTAAAGTTGTCGTTAAATATTATCTGCAACGTTACCCCATCGCAATCCGGTTAACGCAGTTTAATTTCTTGTCGCGGTGGGCTTGGATGTCGCCGATTTTATCAGAAATTAAGCCAGAGTTATTTCCACCAAAGCCAGAAGATGAGGTAGTGCCAGAGGTCATAGAAGAAGCCGCAATCGCCCCTCCCGGCGTTGTGTTTGCTGCCTCTCCCTATCCGCAATATCGCTGCACCTTGGGCGATCCGCTCAACTGTCGAGAACCCCTCGCCACCATGGAGCGTGCCACCAAAGATTGCCGGATTTGTTCGTTTCCGGCAACACTGGCAGAGAAGGCAGAGATTTGGGGTAGACGGGGCACCTATCGCGTGGTGCGTTGCCTAGGACGACGGGGAATTGGGCGGTTGTACGAGGCAGTACAATTGGGCACCGAGCAACCCATGGTCATTAAGGAGTTTCTGTTGCCTCGGCGCTATTTTAATACCGAAGAAATGCGGCAGCGGCAGGAGGCATTTATTAGCTTGGCGGGTGTGGCACTGGCTGATGGTCGAAGTCAGGATTTCCGGTTGATTAGCCCGTGGGAGGCGATCGCCGATGATCGAGAAGAGCGATGCTATTTGGTGACTCAACCGCACGATGCTAGCGCAACTTTGAACCAAGTCCTTTCTCAGACAGGAGCCATGTCTACCGAGCAAGTAAGACTGGTGTTAGATCAAGTATTGCAAACGTTAGAGTTCTTACATCAACAGAAGTTTGCGTTACCAATGGGACAAGTTCAAACCGGATTGGTGCATGGCAACTTGAACTTAAATAGTTTAGTAGTTATTAAGGGTAAGGAGCCAGAATTTGGCGTTGGAGATTTTATTTATCTCTGTGATCTATCGCTATGGGAACGGTTGTTTGAACCTTTTCAGACTGAGGAAATGAACGGATCGGTAGCGAAAGATTTAACAGCACTGGGATATATTGCGTTTTATCTATTGATGGGCAAGGCGATCGATGACAACGGACAGCCGCTGCAACCCAAAGATGATGGGCTGTGGACAAGAGTCTATTTACCACTGAAGAAGTATATTTTGCGACTGTTAGAGCTAGATTTACCCTTTGAAAATGCCACTGATGCACGTCGGGCGCTACTGCAACTGCCTCTTGATTCTGTGATTAACCAATTTGCGGTAGATGCTGAGGTGGAGAAAAAACCGAAGCAGTTTTCTAAAGCATTGGCGGTACTGTTGATGGCGCTCCTGCTGGCAGCGTTAGGCAAGTTGGCAATGGTGTTGCTGGTGAAGCCTGCCCCGGCAGAGGTAGCCCCGCCCATTGCTTCCATGCAAGAAGTGGGCGGAGTACCCCTTGGAGAATATACTTATACCGCTGTTGAAAACGGAATTTGGGATAAGTTTTTACAGCAAACGGGATTGGCAGGCGTGCCGACTGACCAACGGTTGAAAGACTATTTGGCAGCAGCACAGCCAAAGCTCAAGTTGAATTATCAAGCGGTGAATTCAGTCAAAGCGGCGATCGCCAGGGTGCGATCGGGAGAAGCAGCCTTTGCCGTTATTCCCATGATTAAAGAATTACCCAGTGATTTAACGTCTCAAGAAGTGGCGCATGATGCCTTAGCGGTATTTGTTAACTTTAGCTATTCAAAACGAGATCAAGGATTGCCAACCGCCTTGAATGGAGAACTTACCTTAAATCAATTGCAAGATATTTATGTAGGCAAAACCAAAGACTGGCAACAGTTCGGAGCTAACTTACCCCTTCAGCGATACGCCCCTTTGGATGGAGAATCAATTAATTTGTTTGAACAAAAAGTGCTGGGCAATCAACGGGCGATCGCTACATTTAGAGAACTGCTGCATAACGCGAATTCTCAACCTAATGACGCTTTTATTAAAGAGCAAGACTCTAACAAAATTGAACAATTGCAGACTTTAGAAATGCTGCGCACTAGCATTCAAGCTTTTGAATCTTACCAAACCGGAGGAATTGGCTTTGCACCCTTTAGCCAAGTGTTTGGACAATGTTCAGTTTATCCTTTGGCGCTAGCAAAAGAAGAGCAAAAGAGCGTTCAGGCGTTGACTTTGGCAGACGGGAAAGCGATCGATCCAACCCTTGATTTGTGCGATCGTAAAGGAAGTTATGGTATTTTGCCAGAGCTAGTGAGAAACCATCAATACCCGTTGAGCTATGCGATCGCCATTGTTTACACGCGTGATAACAGCCGTTCTCCTGTAGGCGAGAAGTTTGCTGAAATGCTGAAAAGTACAGAGGGACAAAAGCTGCTCAGTCAGTTTGGGTTAATGCCCCTCTCAGACAAATAA
- a CDS encoding nuclear transport factor 2 family protein — protein METKPPLPPFTLETAKAKVQAAEDAWNSRDPERVSMAYTSDSWWRNRSEFFVGRDTIKAFLERKWAKELDYRLKKELWSFTDNRISVRFEYEWHDQSGQWYRSHGNEQWEFADNGLMQRREASINDVLIEKSERKFVWERP, from the coding sequence ATGGAAACCAAGCCTCCTCTTCCTCCCTTTACCTTAGAAACAGCCAAAGCCAAAGTTCAAGCCGCCGAAGACGCTTGGAACAGCCGTGACCCTGAGCGAGTTTCAATGGCGTATACTTCAGACTCCTGGTGGCGCAACCGCTCTGAGTTTTTTGTTGGACGCGATACTATCAAAGCCTTCCTTGAGCGTAAATGGGCAAAAGAACTAGACTATCGCCTTAAAAAGGAACTCTGGAGCTTTACTGACAACCGCATCTCAGTCCGGTTTGAGTACGAGTGGCATGACCAGTCAGGACAATGGTACCGCTCTCATGGTAATGAGCAGTGGGAGTTTGCTGATAACGGTTTGATGCAACGACGCGAAGCCAGTATTAATGATGTGCTGATTGAAAAGTCGGAACGTAAATTTGTATGGGAAAGGCCATAA
- a CDS encoding DUF2281 domain-containing protein, producing MSTNIKEKLLDEIDKTSDSTLKEVLDFLLFVKAREIQQEQLETSLLSEPLLAEDWLTPQEDEAWQHL from the coding sequence ATGAGTACTAACATTAAAGAAAAATTACTCGATGAAATTGATAAAACTTCTGATTCAACTCTCAAAGAAGTCTTAGATTTTTTATTGTTCGTCAAAGCTAGAGAAATCCAGCAGGAACAACTAGAAACCAGTCTGTTAAGCGAACCATTGCTAGCAGAAGATTGGTTAACCCCTCAAGAGGATGAGGCATGGCAACATTTATAA
- the treY gene encoding malto-oligosyltrehalose synthase, with product MQIPLVTYRIQFHSGFNFQAAMAIAPYLSELGISDLYASPIFTARKGSTHGYDVVNPQEINPELGGLEKFEELTQTLKKHEIGWLQDIVPNHMAFDSQNKMLVDVLENGSDSEFHNFFDINWDHHYADLRGRVLAPFLGKFYGDCLESGELQIRYEEDGLSLNYYDLKFPLRVESYIQVLIHDLGTLREKLGRDDSNFVKMLGVLYAVKYIPSGEEGRERYDQIVFIKRMLWDLWNDSPEIREFIENNIKLINGEAGKPESFTRLDGLLSEQFFRLSYWKVGNEELNYRRFFTVNDLISMRVEDQNVFDHTHQLILEFVKDGKFSGLRVDHIDGLYDPAQYLIRLREQVPDAYLLVEKILEENEELPLSWPIQGTTGYDYMNKVNNLFCQQASQSEFDAVYYAFVGRATAHESLVDENKRMIIGKHLAGDIDNLAHLLKQLSVRHRYASDFTMYGLKRALVEVLALLPIYRTYISREGSRKADQECMKHLLAKAKEKTPNSANELAFMERFLLLDFDDSLTDEDKDLWLDFLMRLQQYTGPLMAKGVEDTVMYVYNRLISLNEVGSNPGCFGISVDDFHTFNQVRCAQWPHAMNATATHDTKRGEDVRARINVLSEIPKEWEEHLKNWHQMNEPLKTCVEGLDAPDRNDEYFFYQTLLGTFPFTKADYPQFVERLKEYLIKAIREAKVHTEWLRPDIDYENACIEFADRVLKDTEDNLFLQAFHPFQQKIQHYGICNSLSQTLLKLASPGVPDLYQGAELWDLSMVDPDNRRPVDFAQRLEFLKKMKSRKNTLKLIEELLKAPEDGRLKLFLIHRVLQARRNHAELFQRGGYQKLTILGSMKEHVVAFARDLGDMRAIAITPRFLTPVIKVDEYPMGEQVWHETRILQPPGSSSIWLDAITGREVQGNDTLWLKEILSHFPVALLFSKVE from the coding sequence ATGCAGATTCCCTTGGTCACTTACCGGATTCAATTCCACTCAGGCTTTAATTTTCAAGCCGCAATGGCGATCGCCCCTTACCTCAGCGAATTAGGAATTTCTGATCTCTATGCCTCGCCCATCTTTACAGCCAGAAAAGGTAGCACCCACGGCTACGATGTTGTCAATCCTCAAGAAATCAACCCCGAACTAGGCGGCTTAGAAAAGTTTGAAGAATTGACCCAAACTCTAAAGAAACACGAAATCGGCTGGCTGCAAGACATCGTACCCAACCATATGGCGTTCGACAGTCAAAACAAAATGCTGGTCGATGTTTTAGAAAATGGTTCCGATTCAGAATTTCACAACTTTTTTGATATCAACTGGGATCATCATTATGCTGATCTGCGAGGGCGTGTTTTAGCCCCGTTCTTAGGGAAATTTTATGGTGATTGCTTAGAAAGCGGCGAACTTCAAATTCGGTATGAGGAAGACGGACTTTCCTTAAATTACTATGATCTTAAATTTCCATTACGTGTTGAATCTTATATTCAGGTTCTAATTCATGATCTAGGTACTTTACGTGAAAAATTAGGCAGAGATGACTCTAATTTTGTAAAGATGCTGGGAGTCCTATACGCCGTGAAGTATATTCCTTCGGGCGAAGAAGGGCGAGAACGTTATGACCAAATTGTATTTATTAAAAGAATGCTCTGGGATCTATGGAATGATAGTCCTGAGATTCGAGAATTTATTGAAAATAATATTAAACTCATTAATGGCGAAGCTGGCAAGCCAGAGAGCTTTACTCGTTTAGATGGATTGCTTTCGGAACAGTTTTTTCGGCTATCTTATTGGAAGGTTGGTAACGAAGAACTGAATTATCGTCGGTTCTTTACAGTAAACGATTTAATTTCAATGCGAGTGGAAGATCAGAACGTATTTGATCATACCCACCAACTTATTTTAGAATTTGTTAAAGATGGAAAATTTAGCGGTTTGAGAGTCGATCACATTGATGGATTGTACGACCCAGCGCAGTATCTCATCCGCCTCAGAGAACAGGTGCCCGATGCCTATTTACTGGTTGAGAAGATTTTAGAGGAGAATGAAGAACTGCCGCTCAGTTGGCCCATTCAAGGAACGACTGGATATGACTATATGAACAAAGTGAATAATCTCTTTTGTCAGCAAGCATCACAGTCTGAATTTGATGCCGTGTACTACGCTTTTGTAGGTCGTGCGACGGCCCATGAATCGCTAGTTGACGAAAACAAAAGAATGATTATTGGCAAACATTTGGCTGGAGATATTGACAATCTAGCTCACTTACTAAAACAACTATCGGTACGCCATCGCTACGCTAGCGACTTTACCATGTACGGCTTAAAGCGAGCGCTGGTAGAGGTTCTAGCTTTATTACCCATTTATCGAACTTACATCAGTCGAGAAGGAAGTCGTAAAGCCGACCAAGAATGCATGAAGCATCTGTTGGCAAAAGCCAAAGAGAAAACGCCCAACTCTGCCAACGAGTTAGCTTTCATGGAGAGGTTTTTGCTGCTTGATTTTGATGATTCTTTGACTGATGAAGACAAGGATCTCTGGCTTGATTTTCTGATGCGGTTGCAGCAGTATACAGGACCGCTGATGGCGAAAGGGGTAGAAGATACAGTTATGTATGTTTATAACCGTCTAATTTCTCTGAATGAAGTCGGTTCTAACCCAGGCTGCTTTGGTATCTCGGTCGATGATTTTCACACTTTTAATCAAGTTCGCTGCGCCCAATGGCCCCATGCTATGAACGCAACTGCTACACACGATACCAAGCGGGGCGAAGATGTTAGAGCTAGAATTAATGTGCTGTCAGAGATTCCCAAGGAATGGGAAGAGCACTTAAAGAACTGGCATCAAATGAACGAGCCCCTCAAAACCTGTGTAGAAGGATTGGATGCGCCCGATCGCAATGACGAATACTTCTTTTACCAAACATTACTGGGTACCTTCCCCTTTACAAAAGCTGATTATCCACAGTTTGTAGAACGCCTTAAAGAATATCTTATTAAGGCAATTCGAGAGGCAAAAGTTCACACTGAATGGCTCAGACCTGACATTGACTATGAGAATGCTTGTATTGAATTTGCCGATCGCGTTTTGAAAGATACTGAGGATAACTTATTCCTGCAAGCCTTCCATCCTTTTCAGCAGAAGATTCAACACTATGGCATCTGCAATTCACTTTCGCAAACGTTGCTAAAGCTTGCTTCACCTGGCGTTCCAGATCTGTATCAGGGTGCAGAACTATGGGACTTGAGCATGGTTGATCCTGACAACCGTCGCCCCGTAGACTTTGCCCAGCGATTAGAGTTTCTCAAGAAAATGAAGTCGCGGAAAAATACCTTGAAGCTGATCGAGGAACTCTTGAAAGCGCCGGAAGACGGTAGACTTAAGCTCTTCTTAATTCATAGAGTTTTGCAAGCTCGTCGCAACCATGCAGAACTTTTCCAACGGGGTGGATACCAAAAGCTGACAATTTTGGGCAGCATGAAAGAGCACGTTGTCGCATTTGCGCGGGACTTGGGAGACATGCGGGCGATCGCCATTACGCCTCGCTTCCTCACCCCTGTTATCAAAGTAGATGAGTATCCCATGGGCGAACAAGTTTGGCATGAAACTCGTATCCTTCAGCCCCCTGGCTCTTCTTCTATTTGGCTAGATGCCATCACTGGGCGAGAGGTTCAGGGTAATGACACATTATGGTTAAAAGAAATCCTGAGTCATTTTCCTGTTGCCTTGTTATTCAGCAAGGTTGAGTAA
- a CDS encoding Uma2 family endonuclease: MTSFTLPLKVDLKHVHLSDEQFYQLCINNPALNIERSAQGILIVMTPVGGDSGNQEMNLGGELYLWNKQTNLGKVFSSSTLFKLPGGGDRSPDAAWVELSRWQALTPEQRQKFPPIAPDFVIELRSRTDSLKPLQEKMQEYMDSGVELGWMFNPQDQQVEIYRQGQEKEVRLLPTKLSGEEILPGFELQVELFDHD, from the coding sequence ATGACATCCTTTACATTACCTCTGAAGGTCGATCTTAAGCACGTTCACCTCAGCGATGAACAGTTTTATCAACTCTGTATTAATAACCCTGCACTAAATATTGAACGTAGCGCTCAAGGAATATTGATTGTTATGACTCCTGTTGGCGGCGATAGCGGTAACCAAGAAATGAACTTGGGCGGTGAATTATATCTATGGAATAAACAGACAAATTTAGGAAAAGTTTTTAGCTCCTCAACTTTGTTTAAGCTTCCGGGTGGTGGCGATCGATCGCCCGATGCTGCTTGGGTCGAACTTTCCCGTTGGCAAGCCTTAACTCCTGAGCAACGCCAAAAGTTTCCGCCCATCGCTCCAGATTTTGTGATCGAACTGCGTTCTCGTACTGATAGCCTGAAACCTTTGCAAGAGAAAATGCAGGAGTATATGGATAGTGGTGTGGAGCTTGGTTGGATGTTTAATCCTCAGGATCAGCAGGTAGAAATTTATCGACAGGGGCAAGAGAAAGAAGTGCGATTGCTCCCCACAAAGCTTTCTGGCGAGGAAATCTTGCCTGGATTTGAGTTGCAGGTTGAGTTGTTTGATCATGACTAA
- a CDS encoding Nif11-like leader peptide family natural product precursor has protein sequence MAKEQVVQLFRTAQADLTLRANLNTAPTIEAFVLMAHEYGYDFTVEEWQQTVGFGVEELECELSEIPGI, from the coding sequence ATGGCGAAAGAGCAAGTTGTGCAATTGTTTAGAACCGCTCAGGCTGATCTCACCCTTCGCGCAAACCTAAATACAGCCCCAACCATCGAAGCATTTGTGCTGATGGCGCACGAGTACGGCTACGATTTTACGGTTGAAGAGTGGCAGCAAACCGTGGGATTTGGGGTTGAGGAATTGGAATGTGAATTGTCGGAAATTCCGGGAATTTAG
- the treZ gene encoding malto-oligosyltrehalose trehalohydrolase: protein MMKLGSHYLGDPGDTCEAARQCQFTFWAPLINQVALHIVAPTEQLIPLQCNDGYWQGTIEIEPGSLYFYQLDGDPGGICETARDCADPASQSQPQGVHGPSAVVDHTAFAWTDENWTGIPWAESVIYELHVGTFTSEGTFAAIIPRLPDLRELGINTIEIMPVAQFPGDRNWGYDGVYPYAVQNSYGGVDGFKQFINACHTQGIAVILDVVYNHLGPEGNYLWGLGTYFTEKYKTPWGSAVNYDGAYSDGVRHYFVQNVLYWLETFHIDGLRLDAIHAIYDFGAKHILQEMMEATTLLSEQQRPRYLIAESDLNDPRIIRPVSVGGYGMDAQWNDDFHHILHVLLTEEQEGYYEDYEIGYGGLAQLAKAYRENFVHTWDYSRHRLRQHGDRAVDCSPSQFVVFAQNHDQVGNRMNGDRFSHLLSFESQKLAAAATLLSPSIPMLFMGEEYGETAPFLFFISHTDPQLVEAVRAGRKEEFAAFQEAGEPPDPQAIATFEASKLNWELRQVQPHQSLWQFYQKLLQLRAANPALCYSDRQSVEVSVLEAEHILKLRRWHQNHQVLCLLNFSSNAAKFKLTLPSGTWKKLLDSTDEAWNGMGSYLPDVIPSERGTTVPQQELDMSPYSVVVYGCNT from the coding sequence ATGATGAAACTCGGCTCCCACTACCTTGGCGACCCTGGCGATACCTGCGAAGCAGCGCGCCAATGCCAATTCACCTTTTGGGCACCTCTAATTAACCAAGTGGCACTTCACATTGTTGCCCCAACCGAGCAATTAATTCCACTTCAATGTAATGACGGGTATTGGCAAGGAACGATCGAAATTGAACCTGGCAGTCTGTATTTTTATCAGTTGGATGGTGACCCTGGCGGTATCTGCGAAACAGCGCGCGATTGTGCCGATCCGGCATCCCAATCTCAGCCTCAAGGTGTACACGGGCCATCCGCAGTCGTTGACCACACCGCGTTCGCTTGGACAGATGAAAACTGGACAGGAATTCCTTGGGCTGAGAGCGTGATCTATGAACTCCATGTTGGCACGTTTACATCGGAAGGTACCTTTGCAGCCATTATCCCTCGCTTGCCCGATCTGCGAGAATTAGGAATTAATACCATTGAGATTATGCCAGTAGCGCAGTTTCCGGGCGATCGCAATTGGGGTTACGATGGCGTGTATCCCTACGCGGTGCAAAATTCTTACGGAGGAGTAGACGGCTTTAAGCAATTTATCAATGCTTGTCACACTCAAGGAATTGCCGTCATTTTAGATGTGGTCTACAACCATTTAGGACCTGAAGGAAATTATCTTTGGGGGCTGGGGACTTACTTCACCGAAAAATACAAAACGCCTTGGGGAAGTGCTGTCAACTATGACGGGGCATATAGCGATGGAGTCCGACACTATTTTGTGCAGAACGTCTTGTACTGGTTGGAAACCTTTCATATAGACGGGTTGCGGCTGGATGCAATTCATGCCATTTATGACTTTGGGGCAAAACATATTTTACAAGAAATGATGGAAGCAACAACGCTTCTGTCAGAACAGCAAAGACCTCGGTATTTAATTGCAGAAAGTGATCTAAATGATCCGCGAATTATCCGCCCAGTATCAGTGGGAGGATATGGCATGGATGCTCAGTGGAACGATGATTTTCATCATATACTGCACGTGTTGTTAACAGAAGAACAAGAGGGATATTATGAGGATTATGAAATAGGCTATGGCGGACTTGCGCAGCTTGCTAAAGCCTATCGGGAAAACTTTGTGCATACGTGGGACTACTCGCGGCATAGGCTGCGCCAACACGGTGACAGAGCCGTAGACTGTTCGCCCAGCCAGTTTGTAGTCTTTGCACAGAATCATGATCAAGTGGGCAACCGCATGAATGGCGATCGCTTTTCCCATCTGCTATCGTTTGAATCACAAAAGCTAGCCGCCGCTGCTACCCTGCTTTCGCCCTCTATTCCGATGTTATTCATGGGCGAGGAATATGGTGAAACTGCCCCATTTCTCTTCTTCATCAGCCACACCGATCCCCAATTAGTAGAAGCCGTGCGGGCAGGCAGAAAAGAAGAATTTGCTGCATTTCAAGAAGCAGGAGAACCGCCTGACCCCCAAGCGATCGCCACATTTGAAGCTTCAAAACTTAATTGGGAACTCCGCCAGGTTCAACCTCATCAATCTCTATGGCAGTTCTACCAAAAGCTTCTACAATTGCGGGCAGCAAACCCCGCCCTCTGCTATTCCGATCGTCAAAGTGTAGAGGTTTCAGTCTTGGAGGCAGAACATATCCTGAAACTACGCCGTTGGCATCAAAATCACCAAGTTTTGTGCCTACTGAACTTTAGCTCTAACGCTGCTAAATTTAAGTTAACCCTACCGTCAGGCACTTGGAAAAAACTGCTCGACTCAACTGATGAAGCCTGGAACGGTATGGGTTCTTACCTACCTGACGTGATTCCATCTGAACGCGGTACGACCGTACCACAGCAGGAACTTGATATGAGTCCCTATAGTGTGGTCGTTTACGGGTGCAACACTTAA
- a CDS encoding Uma2 family endonuclease, whose protein sequence is MTALTLPLKVDLKNVHFTDEQFYQLCINNPELIVERDSKGTLIVMAPVGGDSGNREADYITDLNIWNRQSGRGKVFSSSTLFKLPGGGDRSPDAAWVELSRWQALTLEQRQKFPPIAPDFVIELRSRTDSLKPLQEKMQEYMDSGVELGWMFNPQDQQVEIYRQGQEKEVRLLPTKLSGEEILPGFELQVELFNDD, encoded by the coding sequence ATGACTGCACTAACTTTACCCCTGAAAGTTGATCTAAAAAATGTTCACTTCACTGATGAACAGTTTTATCAACTTTGCATTAACAACCCTGAACTCATTGTTGAACGTGATTCTAAAGGAACATTAATTGTTATGGCACCCGTTGGCGGCGATAGCGGTAACCGAGAAGCAGATTACATTACTGATTTAAACATTTGGAATCGGCAAAGCGGACGAGGAAAGGTTTTTAGCTCCTCAACTTTATTCAAACTTCCGGGTGGTGGCGATCGATCGCCCGATGCTGCTTGGGTCGAACTTTCCCGTTGGCAAGCCTTAACTCTTGAGCAACGCCAAAAGTTTCCGCCCATCGCTCCAGATTTTGTGATCGAACTGCGTTCTCGTACTGATAGCCTGAAACCTTTGCAAGAGAAAATGCAGGAGTATATGGATAGTGGTGTGGAGCTTGGTTGGATGTTTAATCCTCAGGATCAGCAGGTAGAAATTTATCGACAGGGGCAAGAGAAAGAAGTGCGATTGCTCCCCACAAAGCTTTCTGGCGAGGAAATCTTGCCTGGATTTGAGTTGCAGGTTGAGTTGTTTAACGATGACTAA